In a single window of the Halobaculum lipolyticum genome:
- a CDS encoding Lrp/AsnC family transcriptional regulator, translating to MANEEVDDVDEAILYALQEDARNMSSGDIAERTGTSDSTVRKRIQRLESDGVIKGYSANIDYQRSGYPLRMLLFCTATIPERGGLVDDILALDGVVSVQELVTGQQNLLVTAVGETDSDITPVAQELLDMGLTVADEVLVRTHKTTPFGKFDAEVHDDSEE from the coding sequence ATGGCCAACGAGGAAGTCGACGACGTGGACGAGGCCATCCTCTACGCGCTCCAGGAGGACGCCCGGAACATGTCGTCCGGAGACATCGCCGAACGGACCGGTACCTCGGATAGCACCGTGCGCAAGCGCATCCAGCGGCTCGAATCCGACGGTGTGATCAAGGGGTACAGCGCCAACATCGACTATCAACGGTCGGGGTATCCGCTCCGGATGCTGTTGTTCTGTACCGCGACGATACCCGAACGCGGCGGTCTGGTCGACGACATTCTGGCTCTCGACGGCGTCGTCTCCGTCCAGGAGTTGGTGACCGGTCAACAGAACCTCCTCGTGACGGCCGTCGGCGAGACGGACAGCGACATCACGCCCGTCGCGCAGGAACTCCTCGACATGGGACTCACCGTCGCCGACGAAGTGCTCGTGCGTACCCACAAGACGACGCCCTTCGGGAAGTTCGACGCCGAGGTACACGACGACTCCGAGGAGTGA
- a CDS encoding proton-conducting transporter transmembrane domain-containing protein, translating to MSGHNSKTTVGALPETTAESPVVPVALTWLVWVLFAGSVAALAARVRFEGPWELPGVVAVDGLTVLLWVVVTFLSGIVHSYSRRYMAGSSYQSSFFLGVFGFTVVVMGLVAADHVVLFGLLWVAMGLLMANLIGAVEGWPQARAAARVARRYFLASSALLGVSLVTLWWETGATTISGIAAASDTLGGPVWLVAAGALVLAAMIQSALVPFQGWLLSSMTAPTPASALMHAGFVNAGGVLLVRFAPVVTVDPDLLLVVVAVGGTSAIAGKLLKSVQTDVKGKLGCSTVGQMGFMIMQAGLGFFGAAITHLILHGFYKAYQFLSAGGQIEHTVPSGETQHTVGPVTSVVGFAATLLTGLVGGALFAALTGKGTAVDAGLLLTFFVVVTTLHAARNAVHNTSLSLPARYGAVPLVFFPAIVVYAAVYESISALLSGLPLLTAPTELTLLHGAIAVGFVGIYVGIETGIHERSRRLYVLLLNASRPASETLLTSAEDYNEY from the coding sequence ATGTCGGGACACAACTCGAAGACGACGGTCGGTGCGCTCCCGGAGACGACGGCCGAATCGCCGGTCGTCCCCGTCGCGCTGACGTGGCTCGTGTGGGTACTGTTCGCAGGCAGTGTCGCCGCCCTCGCCGCCCGAGTCCGGTTCGAGGGGCCGTGGGAACTCCCCGGCGTCGTCGCCGTCGACGGGCTGACGGTCCTGCTGTGGGTGGTCGTCACGTTCCTCAGCGGCATCGTGCACAGCTACTCCCGCCGCTACATGGCCGGGAGCAGCTACCAGTCCTCGTTCTTCCTCGGCGTGTTCGGGTTCACCGTGGTCGTGATGGGTCTCGTCGCGGCCGACCACGTCGTCCTGTTCGGACTGCTGTGGGTGGCGATGGGGCTGTTGATGGCGAACCTCATCGGGGCCGTGGAGGGGTGGCCGCAGGCACGGGCCGCCGCCCGCGTCGCCCGTCGGTACTTTCTCGCCAGTAGCGCGCTCCTTGGCGTCTCGCTCGTGACGCTGTGGTGGGAGACCGGGGCGACGACGATCTCCGGTATCGCGGCGGCCTCGGACACGCTCGGCGGGCCGGTGTGGCTCGTCGCCGCGGGGGCGCTCGTCCTCGCGGCGATGATCCAGTCCGCGCTCGTCCCCTTCCAGGGGTGGCTCCTCTCGTCGATGACGGCGCCCACGCCGGCCTCGGCGCTGATGCACGCCGGGTTCGTGAACGCCGGCGGCGTCCTGCTCGTCAGGTTCGCGCCGGTGGTCACCGTCGACCCCGACCTGCTGCTCGTCGTCGTCGCCGTCGGCGGCACCAGCGCCATCGCCGGGAAACTCCTGAAGTCGGTCCAGACGGACGTCAAGGGGAAACTCGGCTGCTCGACGGTCGGCCAGATGGGGTTCATGATCATGCAGGCCGGCCTCGGGTTCTTCGGGGCCGCCATCACCCATCTGATCCTCCACGGCTTCTACAAGGCCTACCAGTTCCTCTCCGCCGGCGGACAGATCGAACACACCGTCCCGTCCGGGGAGACCCAGCACACGGTCGGTCCCGTGACGAGCGTCGTCGGCTTCGCCGCGACGCTGCTGACCGGCCTGGTCGGCGGCGCGCTGTTCGCGGCGCTGACCGGGAAGGGGACCGCGGTTGACGCCGGTCTCCTGCTCACGTTCTTCGTCGTGGTGACCACGCTCCACGCCGCCCGAAACGCGGTCCACAACACCTCGCTCTCGCTGCCGGCCCGCTACGGGGCGGTGCCGCTCGTCTTCTTCCCGGCCATCGTCGTCTACGCGGCGGTGTACGAGTCGATATCGGCGCTCCTCTCGGGACTGCCGCTACTCACGGCTCCGACCGAGCTCACGCTGCTCCACGGCGCCATCGCCGTCGGGTTCGTCGGCATCTACGTCGGCATCGAGACCGGTATCCACGAACGCAGTCGGCGCCTCTACGTCCTCCTGTTGAACGCCAGTCGGCCCGCGTCCGAGACCCTCCTGACCTCCGCGGAGGATTACAATGAGTACTGA